A single genomic interval of Candidatus Trichorickettsia mobilis harbors:
- a CDS encoding lytic transglycosylase domain-containing protein: MCKIIRLLLAILLVNFSIQNCFAQDLAELIDKTEQDYAIPSGLLKSITSVESGNKPYALNIAGKTTIPNSKEEATRIVRLYQDEGVTNIDLGIAQINLRWHGKHFSSISEMLEPKSNLEYAAKFLNELYRKHGSWNKAVRHYHSANPEYHRKYSKKILLAWLKCS, from the coding sequence GTGTGCAAAATAATAAGATTATTGCTTGCGATATTACTCGTTAATTTCTCTATACAAAACTGTTTTGCACAGGATTTAGCGGAGTTAATCGATAAAACCGAACAAGATTATGCTATTCCGAGCGGCTTACTTAAGTCGATAACAAGCGTAGAATCTGGTAATAAGCCTTATGCTCTTAATATTGCAGGTAAAACTACTATACCAAACTCAAAAGAAGAAGCCACACGCATAGTAAGGCTTTATCAAGATGAAGGAGTTACTAATATCGATCTTGGGATTGCTCAAATTAACTTACGCTGGCACGGCAAGCATTTTAGTTCTATTTCAGAGATGCTTGAGCCGAAATCTAATCTTGAATATGCGGCAAAGTTTTTAAACGAATTATACCGGAAACACGGCTCTTGGAATAAAGCGGTACGTCATTATCACTCTGCTAATCCTGAGTATCATAGAAAATATTCAAAAAAGATACTTTTAGCTTGGCTTAAGTGTAGTTAG
- the vapC gene encoding type II toxin-antitoxin system tRNA(fMet)-specific endonuclease VapC: protein MIYMLDTNICIYAINKKPDSYLQKLEALERIHTLSISSIVLAELQYGVSNSHNQKQNQINLDIFISRLEIIDFSAKCAFYYGELRAQLKKEGTIIGNNDLLIASHAIAEQAILVTNNISEFKRIPKLVLENWD, encoded by the coding sequence ATGATATATATGCTGGACACCAATATTTGTATTTATGCAATTAATAAGAAACCGGATTCTTATTTACAAAAACTTGAAGCGTTAGAACGAATTCATACTTTAAGCATCTCTTCTATAGTACTAGCGGAACTTCAATACGGGGTATCTAATAGTCATAATCAAAAACAGAACCAAATCAATCTAGATATCTTTATAAGTAGGCTTGAGATAATAGATTTTTCTGCGAAATGCGCTTTTTATTACGGTGAGCTAAGAGCGCAGCTAAAGAAAGAAGGAACGATAATAGGTAACAATGATTTGCTTATTGCAAGTCATGCAATCGCCGAGCAAGCAATTTTAGTAACTAATAATATTAGTGAATTTAAGCGTATACCGAAACTAGTGCTTGAAAATTGGGATTAA
- the vapB gene encoding type II toxin-antitoxin system VapB family antitoxin: MHKAKIFKNGQSQAVRLPKEFRFTTNEVSVTPLGNGIVIQPLLKTWKDVFNEIKPTDDFFAEDRKDLSLQERKWELFK, encoded by the coding sequence ATGCATAAAGCTAAAATATTCAAAAACGGTCAAAGTCAAGCAGTAAGACTGCCTAAGGAATTTAGATTTACTACTAATGAAGTAAGCGTAACTCCGCTAGGCAACGGAATAGTAATACAACCGCTACTAAAAACATGGAAAGACGTATTTAACGAAATAAAACCGACCGATGATTTTTTTGCTGAAGATAGGAAAGATTTGTCTCTTCAGGAAAGAAAATGGGAGTTGTTTAAATGA